In one Gossypium hirsutum isolate 1008001.06 chromosome D09, Gossypium_hirsutum_v2.1, whole genome shotgun sequence genomic region, the following are encoded:
- the LOC107888521 gene encoding probable 3-beta-hydroxysteroid-Delta(8),Delta(7)-isomerase (The RefSeq protein has 1 substitution compared to this genomic sequence) yields the protein MEHPYVPRDLQLPGYVPVSLSQSTILTVYGLSSLLVVSLVWFLSGRSRSISKLDRLLMCWWAFTGLTHIILEGYFAFSPEFYKDKTGFYLAEVWKEYSKGDSRYAGRDSTIVAVEGITSVLEGPPCLLAVYAIAKGKGYSYILQFAISLGQLYGTFVYFITAYLEGDNFSASPFYYYAYYVLANSFWLLIPSLIAIRCWKKISSAVQSQSQKKNKIR from the exons ATGGAGCATCCATATGTGCCCAGGGATCTGCAACTGCCTGGATATGTTCCCGTCTCCCTTTCTCAGTCCACCATTCTTACCGTCTATGGTCTCTCTTCCCTGCTCGTCGTCTCCCTTGTTTGGTTCCTCTCTG GGCGATCGCGCAGCATATCTAAACTTGATAGATTGTTGATGTGCTGGTGGGCTTTCACGGGACTTACACACATAATTCTTGAAGGATATTTTGCATTCTCCCCTGAATTCTATAAAGACAAGACTGGATTTTATCTGGCTGAAGTTT GGAAGGAATATAGCAAAGGTGATTCAAGATATGCAGGAAGAGACTCAGCAATTGTTGCTGTTGAAGGAATAACATCAGTTCTTGAAGGTCCACCTTGCCTTCTAGCAGT GTATGCTATTGCCAAAGGAAAAGGATATAGCTACATACTCCAATTTGCCATCTCTCTGGGACAGTTATATGGTACATTTGTATATTTCATAACAGCTTACTTGGAGGGTGATAACTTTTCTGCAAGCCCATTTTATTACTATGCATACTATGTTTTGGCAAATTCGTTTTGGCTTTTGATACCTTCGCTCATTGCTATCCGGTGTTGGAAGAAAATTTCTTCGGCTGTGCAGAGCCAAAGCCAGAAGAAGAACAAGATTAGGTGA
- the LOC107888521 gene encoding probable 3-beta-hydroxysteroid-Delta(8),Delta(7)-isomerase isoform X1, translating into MGHLNQFLFENCRRDKRRLKMEHPYVPRDLQLPGYVPVSLSQSTILTVYGLSSLLVVSLVWFLSGRSRSISKLDRLLMCWWAFTGLTHIILEGYFAFSPEFYKDKTGFYLAEVWKEYSKGDSRYAGRDSAIVAVEGITSVLEGPPCLLAVYAIAKGKGYSYILQFAISLGQLYGTFVYFITAYLEGDNFSASPFYYYAYYVLANSFWLLIPSLIAIRCWKKISSAVQSQSQKKNKIR; encoded by the exons AACTGCAGAAGAGACAAAAGGCGACTGAAAATGGAGCATCCATATGTGCCCAGGGATCTGCAACTGCCTGGATATGTTCCCGTCTCCCTTTCTCAGTCCACCATTCTTACCGTCTATGGTCTCTCTTCCCTGCTCGTCGTCTCCCTTGTTTGGTTCCTCTCTG GGCGATCGCGCAGCATATCTAAACTTGATAGATTGTTGATGTGCTGGTGGGCTTTCACGGGACTTACACACATAATTCTTGAAGGATATTTTGCATTCTCCCCTGAATTCTATAAAGACAAGACTGGATTTTATCTGGCTGAAGTTT GGAAGGAATATAGCAAAGGTGATTCAAGATATGCAGGAAGAGACTCAGCAATTGTTGCTGTTGAAGGAATAACATCAGTTCTTGAAGGTCCACCTTGCCTTCTAGCAGT GTATGCTATTGCCAAAGGAAAAGGATATAGCTACATACTCCAATTTGCCATCTCTCTGGGACAGTTATATGGTACATTTGTATATTTCATAACAGCTTACTTGGAGGGTGATAACTTTTCTGCAAGCCCATTTTATTACTATGCATACTATGTTTTGGCAAATTCGTTTTGGCTTTTGATACCTTCGCTCATTGCTATCCGGTGTTGGAAGAAAATTTCTTCGGCTGTGCAGAGCCAAAGCCAGAAGAAGAACAAGATTAGGTGA